From the genome of Laspinema palackyanum D2c:
AACGAGTCAGGGCGCGGTTTCCACGGAAGGTCCCATCGGGATAACCTGCGATACAGCGATAGCGCTCAACCAGGGATTGGAGCGCTTGGAAAGCCCAGTCAGTGGGTTGCACGTCCCGCAGTTGAGACACGGAGGTAACTTGGGCAATGTTGTTGGTGCCCGCCCCTTCACGGCTGTATTGATTGAGTTGTTGTAAAACGTTGGCGGTTTCGGTGGCCGACGGTGCGTCCTCTTGGACTTGGGCGATTAGGTTAAATCCCCCTGCTGAAGAAAATGCAGTGGGTGCGGCAAACTGATTCGCCTGAGCCACTGGCATAGACTCGGTTTGGGTTTCAGAGGCGATCGCTTCAGGTGCGCCCACAACGGACGCTAAGGCCGCTCCAACTAACGCCGATGTTAAAACTGCTGGACTAACCAACAGAGAATTCCACAATACTTTAGACATTTTCCCTCTTCTCCTCACACCTTTAATTATCTAAACGATTTGACTCACGTCTCCCCTCAATCTTTCAGACAGGAGATGACAAGCCAAAAGAAGGAAATCCAGAGCTATTTCATAGCTCTTAACCCCTTGACAGGTTATATCCACTTCTCAACTGCACCGATTATAGATTTTTAGCCGGAACAGTTATGGGTCCCCACTACCTAGAGTGGGGGTGCTACGGCAGAGCCTAGAATCAGCGGCATCCCCTCCAATCATTGATGTCCCCGATGGAAAAACTAGCCCCATCAAAGATGAGGATGTAGAACCCTCAACCGGACGGATCGGTTTTCTGCCCAGGTTTTTCGTAACCTGATCAAGCAGGCTTCGGAGTTGGCTGGAGGGCCTATTGCTTCTAACAAACTCTCGACTCATTATATAGTCAGCGAGATAGTGGCTGCTTACTTCTGTTATAGATTAACAGATTTACTTCGATTGGAACCGGAGATTTGCAAGTCTTTGTTGTTTCTTGCGAACGATGGTAACCCTTGAACGGTCCAGTTCTATGGTGTTTTTTTTCTACTTCAAGGGCAAATAAACCCTATGTTTACTGAAAATTTTCGGTTCAGGGCCAGCCGATGCTCGATTTGATGCAATAGGCTCCCAGGGATGACTAGGGTTAAGGTTTTTGAGTTCCCCGATCGCCTGAATCAAGAGGTTTTAAGAAGGCTGCTCGCCATTAGCTGTGATGAGGGAGTTGGGATTAGGCGCTCTCTAAGGTAACGACCTGTTGGGAGTGACCCAGGACTGAAAAAACTTGGCGATGCTCGAATAACTCCAACAGGTCCGCGTTGATTTTGTTATGAATAGCTTCTTCTCGGAGAATTCGGAGGGCCGCTTCTACAGGCAATCCTCTCTTGTAGGGGCGATCGCCTGCCGTGAGCGCATCATAAATATCGGCAATGGTCATAATCTGGGCCTGGATCGGAATTTCATTTCCTTTCAATCCCCTTGGGTACCCCGATCCATCGATCTTTTCATGATGGCCGAAGGCGATCTTTGGTACATCTTTCAGATCCCGGGTCCAGGGAATTCGCTTCAAAAACTCATAGGTATGAGTCACATGATATTCAATAGACAAGCGTTCTTCTGGGGTCAGATTCCCTTTGGGGATCAGCAGTTGAGTGATTTCGTCGGGATCGATCAAGGGCTTTAATTGACCATCTACATCTCTATAGATCTGTTGAGAAAGTTCTCGGAGGCGAGCGAGGGGTTCTTCCGCGAGAATGCGCGGTTCGTTGGCCTCTAACAAGAGCTTCCAGTAAGTATTGAGTTGCTCTATCTTCTCTTGGAGTTGACGGTCGAGTTCCTGTAGCTCCTGACAATGAGAACAAGCATTTTCCGGGTCCCGATGAAGGTGTGAGGGATGCTCAATCAAATACCTAAACTTGTTTTGGGCGCATTCCATTTCCATCGTTCGCTCGGCTAAAGCAAAGCGATGGCGGATCACCTCTAGTTGTGATGGGTAGAGCTTTTTCTGCTTAACTAAAATCGCTTCAGGGACCCCAACTTTGCCAAAATCATGCAACAAAGCCGCATAGCGGACTTCTTGGATTTGACGAACACTAAACTTGACATCGCGCATGGGTCCAGTCGTCACCGTATTGGCCTCTTGACTGAGGCGAACGGTCAGTTCGGCCACCCGCTCAGAATGTCCAAAGGTACAGGGATCCCGCGCTTCAATGACTTGCACCGATGCTGTCACAAAACCCTCGAACAGATGTTCAATACTTTCTTGCAGATGATTCCGTTCGATGGAAATCGCCGCTTGGGATGCCAAACTTCTGACGATTCGCTCTTCCCATTCTGAGTAAGGCTGGGTGACTTCAGTCACGTTTTCTGGGGTGACCACCACATCCGCCTTAGTTTTCCGATTAATCAGTTGTAGGACGCCGATCATTTCCCCCTGACGGTTTTGCATCGGCAGCACCAGGACCGAACGAGTTGAGTAGTCAAGATCTCGATCAACGCTGCGCTCTAGCTGATAAGGGACGGTGGGTGGCAAGGCGTAGGCATCGGCCAGATTTAGGCTTTCTCCAGTGAGGGCGACATAACCGGCCAAACTTTTAGGCGTCAGGGGTATGGCAAATTCCTGAAATGAAATTTGAGGCAGAGAATCGTTCTGTGCTACCTTAAACAACAACTTTGGTATTTCTTCATCGTTGTGATCTACCAGGTAAACGCTTCCTGCATCGCTACAGGTCAGTTCTCGGCTCTTGGTTAAAATGAGGGTCAACAACGCGCCCAAGTCATAGGTACTCGAAAGCGCTGTCCCAATATCTAATAGCTCCTCTACTAATTCCGCTCTGGTTACATATTCGTTGCTTAATTCCGGGGTATTCAAGACCCCAAGCGGGTGATTTTTTTTGACTGTCCGATCGCTGTTCACAGCTTTACCTGAATTCAGATGAAAGTACCGGATGCATGGAAGCCCAGGCTCGTTAAACCCGGGAGGAAAGGCGGCCCTATTCCCTTTATTCCCCGTCAATCTTGTGCTACAATCGAGAGGCCCTTAACAACAACTGTCTACCTGCGGATACAATTTCAATCCTGTTAGACTCCTGCGTTAACCCTAAGGCGGTGTTGCCGTAGCCCCGTTAAACCAGCACTCTTTCAATGGTTAAGTCTACCTAACCGCGCATTAGTGACAGACGAACACAATAAGATTTCCCTATCCTCAAGTAACCGCAGTTGACAGGGTTCGCTGTTTAGCACCTGTAGTTCGAGGTTTAAGCTAAGCCTGTTACGGGGGAAATCTCCCCAAAAAGGACCCTCTTTTTTAAGAGATGAGTTCGCTCCAGGCTTTGTCCGAAACGGTTTCCCTGAGTTGAGACCTGCCTTTTGAGGGTTTCAAATGGAGGTCTTCTAACGATGGACCTGTTGGGTCACCCAAAGGAAGCCCCTAGGAAGTCGAAAGTCCCATCACTTCGTTCCCCTACTTATAACAACTCCAGCCTGGACTCATGCTACATCTGTAGTTTACTGATTCGCACAGTTTATCACAAAAATTTTGTTAGGAGAATTTAATCCGTCTCAACCCACTCTCTTAGGAAGGGGAACTCATTTCAACTCGGAGATGGTCTGGGCCATCTGAAAGTCTTTTTCGGTTAAGCCCCCCGCATCATGAGTGGTTAAACTAATGGTGACTTTGTTATAAGAAATTTCTAGGTCTGGGTGATGTCCGGCGATTTCGGCTGGATCTACTAATTGATTAACAAAGGCGATCGCCTCGATAAAATCTTTAAATTTTCTTTCACAGTGCAAAATTTTTCCGTCTCGGGTCCAGCCCCCAATCTGAATCAACCGCTCCTGAATCTCCGTTTCTGTTAACAACTGAGCCATCTGATTCTCCCTGTTGACTTCCATATAAGTAAGATGGTTAACCGAATTTCTTCCCTGAATAGGGTTTCCTAATCACCATCATTTTTCTCTATAAATTGCCGAAAACATTTAACTACGGCTTAAAAAAACTATCCGCTCTCACCGGGAGCGCTTAGTTTTCACTATGACGCTGAGGGTGAAAGCGGTCTAGTTGGTCTTCAGATTGGAACCTGACTGCCGGGAGGAACTCCCAACCAGCCTAGTTCTCAAGGATTTTCTTTAATCCGAAAGGGACTAAAGCGAGTTGTTAGAGAACAGCCCCGGCCCACAGCCGATTTACTCCAATCTGATGACCCATGCATTTACTACTATCTGGCATAGGCATCACCTCCTGTTTACCCTAAGCGGGTTTTATTTCAATAAACTTTATGTAACCTAGCATAACACACCGAATTGGAAATTTCCCAACCTTGCGCTTTTTTATCTGGCTAATTTTTTTCTGGGGACTGCCGGGGCCTCCAAACTCGTCGGAAAAGCCTGGAATGAAGAGATTTAGGGGGAGTGACCCCTACTATTTAAAACAAAACCCCTCCCATCTGGGAGGGGTTTTGACTAAACCCACCTCGAAACTGAGTTAGGTTGCTAGGAATTTCTACAGAGCGTTACCGCGAGGTAGAACTTCTTCAGGGAACTCGAAGTTTTCATGAGGCTGGTCAACCGGAGCCATCCAAGCCCGAATCCCTTCATTCAGAAGGATATTCTTGGTATAGAAGGTTTCAAATTCCGGGTCTTCCGCAGCCCGCAGTTCTTGAGACACGAAGTCATAAGCGCGCAGGTTTAAACCTAAGCCCACGACCCCGATCGCGCTCATCCACAAGCCGGTGACTGGCACGAACAACATAAAGAAGTGTAACCAGCGCTTGTTGGAGAAAGCCACCCCAAAGATTTGGGACCAAAAACGGTTAGCGGTAACCATCGAGTAGGTTTCTTCCGCCTGAGTCGGTTCAAAGGCGCGGAAGGTGTTGGAACCTTCACCATCTTCAAACAAGGTGTTTTCCACGGTGGCTCCATGAATGGCGCACAGTAGCGCACCGCCCAGGATACCGGCCACTCCCATCATGTGGAAGGGGTTGAGGGTCCAGTTATGGAACCCTTGGAAGAACAACAGGAAGCGGAAGATAGCAGCAACGCCAAAGCTAGGAGCAAAGAACCAGCCGGATTGACCCAAGGGATACATCAAGAACACGCTAACGAACACCGCAATGGGTCCGGTAAAGGCGAGTCCGTTGTAAGGACGAATCCCTAAGAGGCGGGCAATTTCCAACTGACGCAGGCAGAAGCCAATCAGACCAAAGGCCCCATGCAGGGCGACGAAGGTCCACAGACCGCCGAGTTGACACCACCGGGTGAAGTCACCTTGGGCTTCAGGACCCCAGAGGAACAGGAGGGAATGTCCCAGACTGTTCGGGGGAGTTGAAACAGCCACGGTGAGGAAGTTGCAACCTTCTAAATAGGAGGAAGCGAGTCCGTGGGTGTACCAAGAGGTGACGAAGGTGGTGCCGGTCAGCCAGCCTCCCACTGCGAGGTAAGCGCAGGGGAAGAGTAATAGGCCAGACCAACCGATAAATACGAAGCGATCGCGCTTGAGCCAGTCGTCGAGGACGTCAAACCATCCCCGCTCTGCCTGGGCGCGTCCGACTGCAATCGTCATAACGCAAAATCTCCAAATTAATATGGCTACGGTTAACTCTTTCTGAGCGTTTTCGACCGGGGTTTCTGCCAGCCATAGCAGAAAATGGGCGATTGCGCTTCAAGAGTTTACGTTTCTTTACTATGTTTCTCATTATAGGCGGAAACCTGAAAATTTTTAAACCCCCTCATCTAAAAATTTTCTGAAGAGTAGCTCAAAGGAGTGGCGTTAGGGGTGGGACTCATGGAACGGATTTCTCTACAGCGCCGGTGATGCCAGGAGCAAACTTGAGTCATGGGGAGGGGCCTGGAAGAGGGCCACCGGGAGCAGAAAACAGGGATAGATAGGAGGGCGATCGCCGCTTAATTTAGGTCGTTGATTTCCAGACATCCCCGGAATGCTGAGATTTTGGGATACTAGAAAGGTGCGGTCCAATGAACTTTGCCACAAATCATGTTTACGATTGACTTAACCTTAAAACACACGCCTTTACCCCTGTCGGTGCAACGGAAGACCCTAGAAGATGCCCAGACCCTCTACCAGGAGGTGGTCGGAGCGATGCGCTCAGGGAGTTCTGAGATTTTGGAACTCACCTGCGAGAAGATGCCTGAGAAAAAAATCGCCGTCTTTATTAATCAACTCACAGCGGTACAAATCTCTGAGAAGTCTGGTGCGGCGGCAGCAGGCAAAGCCCCTGGATTTGCCTCGTTGGTGGAATCCCTGAGTCAATGAACCCGACGCCTTCCGGTGACGATCGCCCCAAGGCGATCGTGGTACAGGACCTCTGCTTTAACTGGCCCTCGGGAGCAGGGGTGTTAAAGTCCTGCTCCTTGGAAGTTCCCCAAGGCGAATTTTGGATGCTCTTGGGGACCAATGGCAGTGGAAAATCCACGTTACTCCGGTTACTGGCGGGTTTGCTTACCCCACGGGACGGTCAAATTTCCATTTCTCGTCCCGTGGGGTTTGTGTTCCAAAACCCGGATCATCAGTTAGTGATGCCTACAGTTGGAGCCGATGTTGCGTTTGGGTTGGTGGAGGAAAATCTCACCCTCGCTCAAACTCGGCATCGGGTGGAAGAAGCCCTAACAGCGGTCAACTTACTCGCCCTGCAACGACGTCCGATTTATGCGCTGAGTGGAGGTCAAAAGCAGCGGGTTGCTATTGCTGGGGCGATCGCCCGCCATTGCGAGGTTCTGTTATTAGATGAGCCCACCGCTTTATTGGACCCAGATAGTCAATTAGACCTCGTGGCTCAAGTCCAGCGGTTGGTTAAAAGCCGAGGGTTAACGGCACTCTGGGTCACCCATCGGTTTGAGGAATTAGCCTATTGCGATGGAGCTTTCCTCCTGGAACGGGGGCGCATGGTCGATTCGGGGAATCCGCAGCCCCTGATCCAACGGTTGATGGAATCTGAGGATTTAGAGTGATCCCCAGGGCCGCGACTGCTATTTTCCGTAGTCGCGGCCCTTTCCCCTTGAAAAGATATTGTTATGATTGGTGAAAGTTTAGTTTTGAATTTTTAAACTAAATTTAAGTTTTGATTAGGATAAAAAATGATATAATGCAAAGCGCCTGGTCTGATTCTGAGTAAATTGTAAACAAATGTAAAGAAAAGCCATGCCACGCTCCTCAGCGCGACCTTTATTGCTCGTGGATGGATACAACATCATAGGACTATGGTCCAAGCTCAAAACCAAGCGAGACTTTGACGGGTTAGAAGCATCCCGCCGAGAACTAATCGAGTCGCTGATCAACTACAGCGCTTTTGAAGGATTAGACACTCTGGTGGTTTTTGATGCTCATTCTCGCCATGAGCCAACCTACACCGAAGTCATATCGACAAGTTTATCCGTCTGCTACACCGAATTTGGGCAAACCGCAGACACCTATATTGAAAAGACCTGTGCCACTTTTCGGCGAAACTTGGGAAATCTCCATCGCCGGTTAATTGTGGCGACCTCAGACCGTGCTCAGCAGCAAACGGTTTTAGGATATGGGGCGGAATGGATGTCCGCGCTTCAGTTCGCCCAAGCGATCGAAGCGACGGAACGCCGCTGCCGGAGTAAACAGAAAACCCGCAATAAGCCCTCTAGTCGGTTTCTGGTTTCGGGACTGGATGCGGAAGCGCAACAGCGACTGGCGCAGTTGCGACGGGGTTTGTAGCCGGTCAGGACGCTTGATTTTTGTGACTTGAGAGGCGATCGCCACCCATACCGAATCCGAACCCATCCCAGCCTTCAAAAAAAAATTAAAAAATTTTTGAAAAAGGGGTTGCCAAAACTAGAAAGGTATGTGTATTATTAATAACGGTGAGCCAAGCAACCCGAAACGTTCCTCGGTAGCTCAGTGGTAGAGCGGTCGGCTGTTAACCGATTGGTCGTAGGTTCGAATCCTACCCGGGGAGTTGATTAATTTTAGACTTTGGATGGAAGAGATTAGATTGAATTTCAATCTAATCTCTTCCTATTCATGGTTTAAAAATAGACAAGATTATGTTGAAAAACACCGATTTAGAAGGGCACAGCCCGACCGAATTTTCCGCCTATTGGTCCCTCGACCCGCAGATTACTTTTTTGAATCACGGTTCTTTTGGGGCCTGTCCCTTCCCGGTGTTAGAAGCCCAAGAACGGGTGCGGCAGCAGCTAGAACAGGAACCTGTAAGGTTTTTCGTGCGCGAATTTGAGCCACTTCTGGATCAAGCGGTGGAACAGTTAGCCCAGTTCGTCGGGGTGGATGCGCGGGACTTGGTTTTTGTGCCCAATGCCACTACCGGGGTGAATTCTGTGCTGCGATCGCTGCGGTTTAACCCGGGAGACGAGTTACTGACCACGGACCATGAGTACAACGCTAGTCGCAACGCCTTAGAATTTGTGGCCGATCGCGCTGATGCCCGAATTGTTGTGGCCCCCGTTCCCTTCCCGATCGCCTCCAAGCAGCAGATTGTCGATGCAGTCATGGGACGGGTCAGCGAAAAAACCAAACTCGTTCTCTTAGACCATATTAGTAGCCAAACCGGATTAATTTTTCCCATTGAGGAAATTATTCAGCAGCTTTCCCAATATGGGATTGAGACTCTGATTGATGGCGCACACGCCCCCGGGATGCTACCCCTGAACTTACCCAAAATCGGGGCGACTTATTATAGCGGCAACTGTCATAAATGGTTGTCTGCACCCAAAGGGGCTGCATTTTTGTATGTTAGAGGCGATCGCCAGCAGCAAATTCGACCCCTGACCATTAGTCATGGGGCCAACTCCTCCCGGACTGATAAATCTCGCTTCCAACTGGAATTTGATTGGACCGGAACCGGGGACCCCTCGGCTTATTTATCTGTCCCTGCTGCCATTCAGTTTATGGGGTCCCTCCTGCCTGGGGGGTGGTCCGAATTAATGTCCAGAAACCATAAGCTTGTTTTGTCCGCAAGGCAGATGCTTTGCGACACCCTGGGAGTCGAAATTCCGGCCCCCTCAGAAATGATTGGATCAATGGCTTGTATTCCAATTCCGGATGGATCCGCAGACGAATTACATGATGAACTCTTCGATCGCCATCAGATTGAATTACAGGTGATGCCTTGGCCGAAATTTCCCCAACGGGTGATCCGAATTTCGGCTCAGATTTACAATAATTTCGAGCAGTATCAACAGTTGGCGGGAGTGTTGAAGCAGGTACTCAAGTGATTCAACCTAAACCTTCTATAAGGTTGATTGGATCGCTTCTGCAAACTGTTGAAACTGGTCTTGTCGCCATTTGACATCAAGATTGCGATCGCTTTTTATCTCTAAGACTCGAATGCCCGAAGTCGGTAAAGGATTTAACAGCGATTCTAATTGCTGCCAAGACTCAATCCGCTGATGTTCGATATCATAGCCTGCACATAATCGGGCAAAATTGATGTTTTGCGGAGTCGCAAAAAACTCGGTAAACGGTGGGTCAAATTTGGCAATGGGTAACATTCCAAAAATGCCACCGCCGTTATTGTTGATTAAAATTATGGTTAAATGACCTTGAAAATATTGGCGGATTAAAAATCCATTGGTGTCATGTAAAAGGGCTAAATCTCCCGTTAACATGACGCTACTTTGATGGCGATGGGCGATGCCTAATGCGGTGGATAATGTTCCATCAATGCCATTTGCACCTCGGTTCACGAAGGGTTGGATATGGCGGTTCCCTGGCTTCCAGAAATATTCGATATCTCGGACAGGCATACTATTAGCAATAAATAGGGGAGTTTCTGGGGGTAACTGTTGAGAAATCAGCCATGCCACTTTGGGTTCAATTAGGTCGGGAATGGATGAGAGGGTGGTATCGATTTTCTGGCGGGTTTGGCGTTCAGTGTCACACCACTGTTGTAGATAGGCGGTGGGGGAAGGAGTTGCCGGGATGGGATTTAAGGTGGCGGCAAGGGAGGCGATCGCCATCCGCAGAGGAATCGTGCGGCCATGTAGGGGGTCGAGGTTGCGATCGCTTTCGGTGACTAAAAAAGTTAAAGGTTGGGTAGTTTCTAGCCAACTCCGAAGGGTTTTACTGGTGGGCAATTCCCCAATTTGAATCGCTATTTCTGGGGTAATTTTATCGGCAAGTCTGGGATTTCTGAGGATGAAATCATAAGTGGAAATTAAATACGGATTGAGGTCGGCATAATTGCGGAGGGGGGATAATCCTTCTGCAAGAACCGGCCAATTTAAGGTTTTAGAGAGATGGGCGATCGCCTGACAATAGTCTCTCGGATTTTGGGGTTGGGCGACTCCAGCAATGATGATTCCCCGTTGGCAGTTTTGCCATTGTTGTAGAGGGGATGGGGGATGGGGGATGAAGGATGAAGGATGAAGGATGAGGGATGAGGGGAGATGGGTAAAGAATTCTTCGGGTTGGAAGGTTGTTGCTAAATCGGTGGCTTTGGGTTCTGGTAAAGGGGCTAATGGATCGCGAAAGGGGAGATTCAAATGGACGGGACCGGGGACTGGAAATAAGGTTTTTTCCCAAGCGTGAATCAGGGTTTGGCGGAGGTAGCTTAGTTGTTTTAGTTCTAAAGATGGCGTGGCTAATTCCGTTTGCCAGGTGGGATAATGTCCATAGAGTTTAACTTGGTCGATGGTTTGACCAGAATGGCAATCCCGCAGTTCTGGGGGTCGGTCTGCGGTTAAAATTAATAAGGGAACGCGGCTTTCTTTTGCTTCAATTATCGCCGGATAAAAATTTGCCCCAGCGGTTCCCGAGGTACAGACTAAAACAACAGGTTTGCCGGTTTGTTTGGCTTGTCCTAGGGCAAAAAAACTGGCCGATCGCTCATCTAAAATGGGGATAGCTTCAATCTGAGGATGGCTGGCAAAGGCAACGGTTAACGGGGTGGAACGGGAACCGGGACAAATCACTGCCGTGGTTAATCCCAGGCGTTGGAATGTCTCGACTAAAATAGAAGCCCAAACGGTGTTAGTATTGCGGAAATCTATTGGCATTCTTAAGGGGAGAAGGAATCCGAATGGTCCCGTTGATTAAGGTTAAACTAAGGCTTTTAACAGGGTTTTGAGTTTGAGTTGCACTTCGGCTAATTCTTTGTCTGGGTCGGACCCGGCGACAATTCCAGCCCCCGCATACAATCGGGCGCGATCGCCTTCAATTAAAGCGGACCGAATGCCGACAATAAATTCACAATTACCATAGCCATCAATCCAGCCTAATGGGGCCGCATATAAGCCGCGATCGAAGGCTTCATAACGGCGAATTTCTTGACAAGCGGTATCCCGGGGAACCCCAGCTACTGCGGGAGTGGGATGGAGGTCCGCTAAAATGTCTAAGGGATGGATTCCGGGGGGTAAGGTGGCTTGAATTGGGGTCCAGAGATGTTGAATATTGGACAATTGTAGTAATAACAATTGCGGGGGGACGTTCGGATTTAACCCTAAACGGGTGAGGCGATCGCAGATAAAATCAATCACCACTCGATGTTCATGAATTTCTTTTTCACTAGATAACAGCAGTTTGGCTAATTCTGCATCTTCTCCTGACGTTTTACCTCGGGGGGCAGAACCGGCTAAGGCATCAGTGGTTAATTGATGATTATAAATCGCCAGCAAGCGTTCCGGACTGGCCCCGATAAAATTGGTCCCGCCACCGTTTCCCGTGGCAAAGGTGTAGCAATCGGGGTAGAGGCGGCGTAAATTATTGAGCGATTTAACGAGGTTGATGGGAAAGGGAAAGTTTAAATCAATGGCATCGGCTAAAACGATTTTATTTAAAGTTTTGTTGTTAATCCGGTTTAGGGCGGAATAAACGGATTTTCTAAAATTAGCAGTGGGTTTAAAGTCGTGTTTTTGGAAAGATGGGTTGGGAAAATTTACTGCGTCTAGCCAGCGAGAATTGGCCCAGCGAATCTGGGTCAGTTTATTACATAAATCTTGATGTAAGGCTTTAATATTATCCCGGGCGGATAGGGAAAAGTTGGCGACGAACACCGAACGGTTGTGACATCGGGCGACTTGCCACCGGGGTAATAACACCGTGGCGCAAGGAAAGGCCGATTCTGGGGGGCGTAGGTCGTCAAAAAAGGTAAAGTTACAAAAAAAGTGGGGTCCGGCAAAGGGGAGGTCCGTGGCCCCGGTGGTAATGGTATTCGCCAAACAGGATTGGATAAAGGTTTGCGCTTTGACAAATCTTGCGGAACCCGAGGGGACATGAAAGGTGATTGCCGCCCCGATCGCCGCGATCGCTTCCCCTTTATTGCCATTTTCAAAATAAAAATGTGGGTCCTCGGGTTGGGCGATCGCCTGTAAAACCGCTAGGGGGTCCAGAGGGGGAAGTTCCAGGGATAGGGTGGCAATCTGGGGGCATTCTTTCTCAACGGATACCTGCTGACAAGCGACAAGGAACTGATAAAGATCCTTGCGGTCTGGCTTCATGTTGGTATCAGACGGTACAACTAGCATGGAGGAAAGGATGGCTTCTTGGGCTGGTTGGGGGAAATCGCCCCCGGTTTACGGCGGGTACCCTCAAAAGTACCTCCTATCTATCTAACCATCGCACGGTTCCCACGGACACGCGCACTTGATGGGGACATCTACCCGGTACAATAGATCCCGCATTCTCAGCATTGTATGTCACTGAGGGATTTACAGGGGGTTCGATGAAGTTGCCAGCAGGCCCTAGGGTACCGTTTTTTCTGCAAGCGCTACAAATGATTGCCAATCCGATCGCCTATCTGGAACGGAATGCCAGTCGCTATGGTGACCCTTTCACCCTGCATTTATTAGGGGGAAACTCTCCCCCGGTGGTGTTTTTGAGTCATCCAGAGGGGATTCAACAGATTTTTACCTCGGCGGCAGGGGCGTTTGAGTTAGGCAAAATCACCGACCCCTTTCGCCCTCTCACCGGGTCCCAATCCCTAATTATGCAGGATGGGGCCAAGCATCAAGGGACGCGCCAGCTTTTGATGCCACCTTTACATGGGGAACGGTTGCAAAGCTATGGGAACCAGATTTGTGATATCACTGCGGAGGCGATCGCCCATTGGCAACCGGATACCCCTCTCAATCTGCGTCAGGCCCTGTCGTCGATTTCCCTAAAAACAATTTTGCGGGTGGTGTTTGGCATGAACCCCGGGGAACGAGCTCACCAACTCGAACTCCTGATTGAACCGTTTTTAGAGTCGGTGAACTCTACCCTCAACTCGGTGCAATTTTTTTGGAATCCGTTACAGCAAGATTTGGGTCCCTGGAGTCCTTGGGGGAAATTTCTGCGCCAACAGCAGCAAATTGACGAGTTAATTTATGCTGAAATTCGCGATCGCCGGGGTCAAACTGATGGTAGTGATGTCCTTTCCATGCTGATGTCGGCACAAGA
Proteins encoded in this window:
- a CDS encoding aminotransferase class V-fold PLP-dependent enzyme; protein product: MLKNTDLEGHSPTEFSAYWSLDPQITFLNHGSFGACPFPVLEAQERVRQQLEQEPVRFFVREFEPLLDQAVEQLAQFVGVDARDLVFVPNATTGVNSVLRSLRFNPGDELLTTDHEYNASRNALEFVADRADARIVVAPVPFPIASKQQIVDAVMGRVSEKTKLVLLDHISSQTGLIFPIEEIIQQLSQYGIETLIDGAHAPGMLPLNLPKIGATYYSGNCHKWLSAPKGAAFLYVRGDRQQQIRPLTISHGANSSRTDKSRFQLEFDWTGTGDPSAYLSVPAAIQFMGSLLPGGWSELMSRNHKLVLSARQMLCDTLGVEIPAPSEMIGSMACIPIPDGSADELHDELFDRHQIELQVMPWPKFPQRVIRISAQIYNNFEQYQQLAGVLKQVLK
- a CDS encoding energy-coupling factor ABC transporter ATP-binding protein, coding for MNPTPSGDDRPKAIVVQDLCFNWPSGAGVLKSCSLEVPQGEFWMLLGTNGSGKSTLLRLLAGLLTPRDGQISISRPVGFVFQNPDHQLVMPTVGADVAFGLVEENLTLAQTRHRVEEALTAVNLLALQRRPIYALSGGQKQRVAIAGAIARHCEVLLLDEPTALLDPDSQLDLVAQVQRLVKSRGLTALWVTHRFEELAYCDGAFLLERGRMVDSGNPQPLIQRLMESEDLE
- the psbD gene encoding photosystem II D2 protein (photosystem q(a) protein); its protein translation is MTIAVGRAQAERGWFDVLDDWLKRDRFVFIGWSGLLLFPCAYLAVGGWLTGTTFVTSWYTHGLASSYLEGCNFLTVAVSTPPNSLGHSLLFLWGPEAQGDFTRWCQLGGLWTFVALHGAFGLIGFCLRQLEIARLLGIRPYNGLAFTGPIAVFVSVFLMYPLGQSGWFFAPSFGVAAIFRFLLFFQGFHNWTLNPFHMMGVAGILGGALLCAIHGATVENTLFEDGEGSNTFRAFEPTQAEETYSMVTANRFWSQIFGVAFSNKRWLHFFMLFVPVTGLWMSAIGVVGLGLNLRAYDFVSQELRAAEDPEFETFYTKNILLNEGIRAWMAPVDQPHENFEFPEEVLPRGNAL
- a CDS encoding NYN domain-containing protein, translating into MPRSSARPLLLVDGYNIIGLWSKLKTKRDFDGLEASRRELIESLINYSAFEGLDTLVVFDAHSRHEPTYTEVISTSLSVCYTEFGQTADTYIEKTCATFRRNLGNLHRRLIVATSDRAQQQTVLGYGAEWMSALQFAQAIEATERRCRSKQKTRNKPSSRFLVSGLDAEAQQRLAQLRRGL
- a CDS encoding 4a-hydroxytetrahydrobiopterin dehydratase, with the protein product MAQLLTETEIQERLIQIGGWTRDGKILHCERKFKDFIEAIAFVNQLVDPAEIAGHHPDLEISYNKVTISLTTHDAGGLTEKDFQMAQTISELK
- a CDS encoding HD domain-containing phosphohydrolase → MNTPELSNEYVTRAELVEELLDIGTALSSTYDLGALLTLILTKSRELTCSDAGSVYLVDHNDEEIPKLLFKVAQNDSLPQISFQEFAIPLTPKSLAGYVALTGESLNLADAYALPPTVPYQLERSVDRDLDYSTRSVLVLPMQNRQGEMIGVLQLINRKTKADVVVTPENVTEVTQPYSEWEERIVRSLASQAAISIERNHLQESIEHLFEGFVTASVQVIEARDPCTFGHSERVAELTVRLSQEANTVTTGPMRDVKFSVRQIQEVRYAALLHDFGKVGVPEAILVKQKKLYPSQLEVIRHRFALAERTMEMECAQNKFRYLIEHPSHLHRDPENACSHCQELQELDRQLQEKIEQLNTYWKLLLEANEPRILAEEPLARLRELSQQIYRDVDGQLKPLIDPDEITQLLIPKGNLTPEERLSIEYHVTHTYEFLKRIPWTRDLKDVPKIAFGHHEKIDGSGYPRGLKGNEIPIQAQIMTIADIYDALTAGDRPYKRGLPVEAALRILREEAIHNKINADLLELFEHRQVFSVLGHSQQVVTLESA